A region of the Pseudomonadota bacterium genome:
GCGCGGCCGACGGGCGCTGCGGACGCTTGTCGTGCAGCAGCACGCGCCCCTCCGCGTAGTCGACGTTGTTCATCTGCGACCGCGCCTCGTTGCGATACACCGCCATCATCGCCGGTAGCCCACAGGTCTCGAAGGCCACGAAGAATGCCTCCAGATCGACCGGAAGGTACGAGTCGCCATACTGCACGGCAAAGCGCTCGGCCACGACGCCCGCGTCGATGGCGTGTCGCAGCGCGCCCGCGGTGCCGAGGAGCCGGGCGCCGTCGTCGACGTAGCGGACGCGCATGCCCCAGGAAGCGCCATCGCCCAGCGCGGCGCGCATCTGATCGCCGTGGCGGCCGATGCAGAAGACCAGATCGGTCACGCCGTGGTCGGCAAGCCATTCGATCTGGTGGAACGCGAAAGGCTTGCCGGCCACCGGGATCAGTGCCTTCGGAAGGTCTTCGGTGAGCGGGTGCATGCGCGTGCCCAGACCGCCGGCAAGGATGATGAGCTGCATGGGCGCCTGCTTCTCGTCCCTCACGCGGGGTCCCTTCCGAAGCGCCCTGACGGGCTCGACGTGCGCCGATACAGCCACACGGGAAAGGGGCATCGTATACATGCCGCGGCGCGCACGCCCCCGAGGACAGGGGGGCGCAGGAGTTCGGACGATGTCGCGGAACTCCTGACGAAGAACGGCCCCAACCCCGAAACCCGCACGGCGCTCCCGAGGGGAGCCCGCGGCACGACAACTTCCGAGTAAGGTGTGCTCATGACCCCTGAACGAGGCGAGACCGGCCCCGACATGCGCAAGATGAAGGTCGACAAGCTGGGCATCGACCTGCTGACGCACGATCCCGTGGTCATCTTGAAAGAC
Encoded here:
- a CDS encoding nucleotidyl transferase, producing the protein MYTMPLSRVAVSAHVEPVRALRKGPRVRDEKQAPMQLIILAGGLGTRMHPLTEDLPKALIPVAGKPFAFHQIEWLADHGVTDLVFCIGRHGDQMRAALGDGASWGMRVRYVDDGARLLGTAGALRHAIDAGVVAERFAVQYGDSYLPVDLEAFFVAFETCGLPAMMAVYRNEARSQMNNVDYAEGRVLLHDKRPQRPSAAHIDYGISVFRRDLVQTRVASGEVADLSDLTRALSVEGLLAGYEVTEPFHEVGSPEGLAEMERFLEARRA